Proteins from a single region of Chryseobacterium sp. W4I1:
- a CDS encoding acetyl-CoA C-acetyltransferase, which translates to METKKVAIVGYSRIPFARVNTAYADLDNQELLEATLNGLINKYSLQGKLLGEVAGGAVIKHISESNLIRESVMNTSLDPATPACDLQQACDTGIEAAVYIGNKIALGQIESGIACGVEAMSNIPFESAPRLRKALLKANKEKSVFGKLKQLLTPKLKDWMPIPYKGQEPKTGLVMGGHTEITAKYYNISREDQDELAFKSHQNMAKAYDEGFFKDMIVPAFGLDKDNNLRRDTSLEKLSQLKPAFDKEHGTLTAGNSTPFTDGASAVLMGSEEWANANGLPILAYVTFSEVAGIEYVDHKQNLLLAPVFAADRMLKKAGMSLEDFDYYEIHEAFAAQVLATIKIWENDDLAKQFGLEKALGKIDRNKLNVKGGSLAVAHPFAATGGRIIGTLAKLLHEKGSGKGFISICAARGQGVTMILEK; encoded by the coding sequence ATGGAAACAAAAAAAGTAGCGATTGTAGGATACAGCAGAATTCCTTTCGCCAGAGTCAATACAGCCTACGCAGATCTGGATAATCAGGAACTTCTGGAAGCAACCCTTAACGGTTTGATCAATAAATACAGTTTACAGGGAAAACTCCTGGGCGAAGTGGCTGGTGGTGCCGTTATCAAACACATTTCAGAAAGCAACCTCATCAGGGAATCTGTGATGAATACTTCGCTAGATCCTGCTACTCCTGCATGCGATCTACAACAGGCCTGTGATACGGGAATTGAAGCAGCAGTTTATATTGGGAATAAGATTGCATTAGGCCAGATAGAAAGCGGTATTGCCTGTGGTGTTGAAGCGATGAGCAACATTCCTTTTGAATCTGCTCCAAGATTAAGAAAAGCGCTTTTAAAAGCCAATAAAGAAAAATCAGTATTTGGAAAATTAAAACAGCTTCTAACTCCAAAACTGAAGGACTGGATGCCGATTCCCTACAAAGGACAGGAGCCTAAAACCGGTCTCGTAATGGGCGGACACACAGAAATCACAGCCAAATATTACAATATCTCTCGTGAGGATCAGGACGAATTAGCATTCAAAAGCCACCAAAACATGGCTAAAGCTTATGACGAAGGATTTTTTAAAGATATGATTGTTCCCGCTTTCGGTTTAGATAAAGATAATAATCTCCGTAGAGATACCAGCCTTGAAAAACTTTCCCAGCTAAAACCTGCTTTTGATAAAGAGCATGGAACCTTAACTGCAGGAAATTCAACTCCCTTCACTGATGGTGCATCCGCAGTCTTAATGGGAAGCGAAGAATGGGCGAATGCCAATGGCCTTCCAATTTTAGCGTATGTTACTTTTTCAGAAGTAGCAGGTATTGAATATGTTGATCATAAACAAAATTTACTTCTGGCTCCTGTTTTCGCTGCAGACAGAATGCTGAAAAAAGCAGGAATGAGTCTTGAAGATTTTGATTATTATGAAATCCACGAAGCCTTTGCAGCCCAGGTTCTCGCCACTATCAAGATTTGGGAGAATGATGACCTGGCTAAACAATTCGGTCTGGAAAAGGCTTTGGGAAAAATTGACAGGAATAAACTGAATGTAAAGGGCGGAAGTCTCGCAGTAGCGCATCCATTTGCAGCCACTGGTGGCAGAATTATCGGGACACTGGCAAAACTGCTCCATGAAAAAGGCAGTGGAAAAGGGTTCATCTCAATTTGTGCTGCAAGAGGACAAGGTGTAACGATGATTTTAGAAAAATAA
- a CDS encoding TetR/AcrR family transcriptional regulator, which translates to MSKAEKTKQFIIEKTASLFNTKGYMATSLSDITEITGLTKGSIYGNFGNKDEVALEVYQYNSGLLSKNMARSLGEEFATTIDKLNAFVSFYRKNWKAVFENGGCPLMNAATEADDTFPSLKKQVTLSFEGWIKKIASVIAEGQENGEIHQTVDAFGYGSLFIMLIEGGILLSKTTEDENYLHLALDRISLMIDKELKILPS; encoded by the coding sequence ATGTCAAAAGCAGAAAAGACCAAACAGTTTATTATTGAAAAAACCGCCTCTTTATTTAATACAAAAGGCTATATGGCTACGTCCTTATCAGACATTACGGAAATTACCGGCCTCACCAAAGGAAGTATTTACGGAAACTTTGGTAATAAAGATGAAGTAGCACTTGAGGTTTATCAATACAATTCTGGTTTACTTTCTAAAAATATGGCCAGATCATTAGGAGAGGAATTCGCAACTACCATTGACAAACTCAATGCCTTTGTGAGCTTTTACCGGAAAAACTGGAAAGCAGTATTTGAAAACGGCGGCTGCCCATTAATGAATGCTGCTACCGAAGCTGATGATACTTTTCCCAGTCTGAAAAAGCAGGTGACCTTATCATTTGAAGGTTGGATAAAAAAAATAGCTTCCGTAATTGCTGAGGGCCAGGAAAATGGAGAGATCCATCAAACTGTAGACGCATTTGGTTATGGCTCTCTTTTCATTATGCTTATTGAAGGTGGAATATTGCTTTCCAAAACAACAGAAGATGAAAACTATTTACATCTGGCTTTGGACAGAATATCGTTGATGATCGATAAAGAACTCAAAATACTTCCCTCATAA
- a CDS encoding OsmC family protein, translated as MRRNATAVWNGNIKEGNGHLTTQSTTLNETQYSFNSRFADGVGTNPEELLAAAHAGCFTMKLSAELSQAGFTPEELKTTSVITLDPSVGKITKSELTLTAKVPGLSEEDFQKYAKIAEEGCPVSAAFNFEITLNATLA; from the coding sequence ATGAGACGTAACGCAACTGCCGTTTGGAACGGTAACATCAAAGAAGGTAACGGACATTTAACTACTCAAAGCACGACTTTAAACGAAACTCAGTATTCTTTCAACAGCCGTTTTGCTGACGGAGTGGGAACAAATCCTGAAGAATTACTGGCTGCAGCACACGCAGGATGTTTCACTATGAAATTAAGCGCTGAACTTTCCCAAGCCGGTTTTACACCTGAAGAATTAAAAACAACATCTGTGATTACACTGGATCCAAGTGTTGGTAAGATCACAAAATCAGAACTGACTTTAACGGCAAAAGTTCCGGGACTTTCAGAAGAAGATTTCCAGAAATATGCTAAAATTGCTGAAGAAGGATGCCCGGTGAGCGCAGCTTTCAATTTTGAAATTACATTGAATGCTACTTTAGCTTAA
- a CDS encoding AraC family transcriptional regulator, whose product MQELIFEDHYKKLGLEMFSDENLETINGNKFKYDIKILFVTQGYELSVDFNHYKISTPSLFFLTSQHLKIEKGKETSTLLYYNRDFYCIQIHDKEVACDGLLFHNVFEIPFVELTETETSVIRGLFQNIKDELQWKDSSAEEMIRTYVKQMIIRATRNWKKQHLNNDAVKIPGSELDIFRDFSRYLEIHFKEKHNVADYAELLHIFPKTLTHKFKNLNLDSPNQFIINRILLEAKRLLFYTDKHVKEIAYDLGYEDPAYFNRLFTNKTGSTPSNFKKNYSSGKKYNI is encoded by the coding sequence ATGCAGGAACTTATTTTCGAAGATCACTACAAAAAACTCGGACTTGAAATGTTCTCCGATGAAAACCTGGAAACGATTAATGGAAATAAATTCAAATATGATATAAAAATTCTTTTTGTTACTCAAGGTTACGAACTTAGTGTAGATTTTAATCATTATAAAATATCAACACCTTCGCTTTTTTTCCTCACCAGCCAGCATTTGAAAATAGAGAAAGGAAAAGAAACATCCACACTTCTTTATTACAACCGCGACTTTTACTGCATCCAGATCCACGACAAAGAGGTAGCCTGCGACGGACTTCTGTTTCACAATGTATTCGAAATTCCTTTTGTAGAGCTTACCGAAACGGAAACATCTGTTATCAGGGGGCTATTTCAAAATATAAAAGATGAGCTTCAATGGAAAGATTCTTCTGCTGAAGAAATGATCAGAACGTATGTAAAGCAAATGATCATCCGGGCCACCAGAAACTGGAAGAAACAGCATCTTAATAATGATGCCGTTAAAATCCCAGGTAGCGAACTGGATATTTTCAGGGATTTCAGCAGGTATCTTGAAATTCATTTCAAGGAAAAACATAACGTAGCTGATTATGCAGAGCTACTTCACATCTTTCCAAAAACTCTAACTCATAAATTTAAAAACCTGAATCTGGATTCGCCTAATCAGTTTATTATCAACAGAATTTTACTGGAAGCTAAAAGACTGCTCTTTTATACAGATAAGCACGTCAAAGAGATCGCTTATGATCTAGGCTATGAAGATCCTGCTTATTTTAACAGGCTTTTCACGAACAAAACAGGAAGCACCCCTTCAAATTTCAAGAAAAATTACTCGTCGGGAAAAAAGTACAATATTTAA
- a CDS encoding AraC family transcriptional regulator, protein MSKLENILREITPLSPEDSFLVFDRIKASFDFPYHYHPEIEINFISKGKGYRRMIGDHTGEIGDIELVLVGPNLPHCWANHKCKNRKTHEITVQFNQDFFNQSMMDKNILKPISNLMKDSIKGILFSQETAEKLKDSFLNLSKMNSFESFIEIMKILNELAIAEDKTLLSSYSIELETFADNDRMKVVHDFVHKNFENKITLHDAASLINMSSVTFNRFIKKRTGKTFVNYLNEIRISYAARWLMEKNLTVFETAFEAGFNNIANFNKVFKSIKKTTPTEFKELFKGVKKIE, encoded by the coding sequence ATGAGCAAGCTAGAAAATATTTTGAGAGAAATAACGCCATTATCTCCAGAGGACAGTTTTCTTGTGTTCGACCGGATAAAGGCATCTTTTGATTTTCCATACCATTACCACCCGGAAATCGAGATCAATTTTATCAGTAAAGGAAAAGGCTACCGCCGGATGATTGGCGACCACACAGGAGAGATCGGCGATATCGAGCTGGTTCTTGTAGGGCCTAATCTACCGCACTGCTGGGCCAATCATAAATGTAAAAACAGGAAAACCCACGAGATCACCGTTCAGTTCAATCAGGATTTTTTTAATCAGTCCATGATGGATAAAAATATTTTGAAACCCATCAGCAATCTGATGAAGGATTCGATTAAAGGGATTCTGTTTTCACAGGAAACTGCTGAAAAGCTAAAAGATTCTTTTCTCAATTTATCAAAAATGAACAGTTTTGAGTCTTTTATTGAGATCATGAAGATCCTGAACGAGCTGGCAATCGCAGAAGATAAAACCCTTTTATCATCCTATAGCATAGAACTTGAAACCTTTGCGGATAACGACAGAATGAAGGTAGTTCATGATTTTGTCCATAAGAATTTCGAAAATAAAATAACTCTCCACGATGCTGCTTCACTGATTAACATGAGTAGTGTGACCTTCAACAGGTTTATTAAGAAAAGAACAGGTAAAACGTTTGTGAATTATCTGAACGAAATAAGGATCAGCTATGCCGCACGATGGTTAATGGAGAAGAATCTGACAGTTTTTGAGACTGCTTTTGAGGCAGGCTTCAATAATATAGCCAATTTCAACAAAGTTTTTAAATCCATTAAAAAGACAACACCCACTGAGTTTAAAGAACTGTTTAAAGGAGTAAAAAAAATTGAATAA